In the genome of Caulobacter flavus, the window GCCCCTTGGCTGGGGGCCATGGTTCGCAAGCAGTTTGGGGGAAGGCTCGGCGCCGAGGCCGACGATGTGGTGCAGGAAACCTACGCCCGTCTGGCCCCTCATGCGGCTGGACGCATTCGCAGCCCGCAGGCGCTGCTGATGCGCATTGCCTCCAACCTCGCCAAGGACCTGCTGCGCCGACGCGCCGTGCGCGGCCGCCATGTGGAGCAGAGCGCGCCGGCGCCTGACTGCGCCGTTGGCGGCGATGCGCTCTCGGATCTCCTGATCAAGGAGATGATATTGTCGATGCCGGAGCAGTATCGTGACGTCTTCGTCTTGAGCCGCTTCCATGGAATGACCTATGAAGAAATCGCCACACGCTGTGGTTTAACGATCAAGTCGGTGGAATGGCGCTTGAGCAGGGCCATCGCCCATTGTGTGAAGCCTGTGCAGGACTGAGCGGAAGAAGCCGATCATGAGTCTTTCGATCGTCCCGACAAGCCAAGCTCGCGAAGAGGCGGCCGACTGGTTTGCGCGGCTGAAGAAGCGACATGTCGCCGCCGCTGACCTTGAGGCGTTTCGCATCTGGCGCAAGAAGCCGGGTCACAAGGAGGCCTACGACGAGGTCGACGCTTTTTGGCGCAAGAGCGGCGCCGTCGCTGGTCATCCCGAGATCAAGGCGAGCGTCGAAGACGCCCTGAAGCGGAGCGAACCCCGTGCGGGGCGCCGCCCTGGCTGGAGCATCAAGCCCGCGCTCGGCGCCATGTTAGGCCTCACCGGCGCGGCGATCCTCCTGGGCGGCGGGTATCTTGCCACCGCACCACGCGGCTACACCACCGAGGTCGGCGAGCAGCGGACCCTGCAGTTGTCGGACGGTTCGACCCTGATGCTGGACACCGCCAGCAAGGTCACCGTCGCCATCTCCGGCAAGCGCCGGGAGCTGCGCCTGGTCCGTGGGCAGGCCATGTTTGATGTCGCCCACGATCCGGCGCGGCCGTTTGTCGTCGTCGCCGGCGACACCTCGATCACGGCCTTGGGGACGCGCTTCGATGTTCGACGCGAACAGGACGGGGCGCGGGTGACGCTGCTGCGGGGGGCGGTCGAAGTCCGTGCGGCGGCTAAGTCCGGTGAGCGCACTTGGCGGCTGTCGCCGGGGCAGGGTCTTTCGACCCAGCAGCTTACGCCGAAGGTGGCGTCGATCGACACCGAAGCCGCGACGAGTTGGACGCGGCGCCAGTTGATCTTCCGCGGGGTCCCCCTCGGAGAGGCGGTCGCCGAGGTCAATCGATACGACCGGGCGAAGATCGAGCTCGATATAGGCGAGATGGCCGAAGACCGAATGTCGGGCGTGTTCGACGCCGGCGACATGGAAACCTTCATCGGCGCGATCGCCGAGATGCACGACCTGGCCATCGACAGATCTCGGCCTGGCCTCGTTCGGCTCACCCGCAAGTCGGAGAACAAGCCGAGCTGATTTTTTTCGAGCGACGCCAGGGGAAGGGCGAGTGAGCCGCGTCTATGGCCCGACGTTTAGCGCCGTGCACAGAAGATCCGTCCAACGACGGACGCGGCGGGACGTCGGAGGGGACTTCTTCGTGCGTAACACCTCGTCTCGCTTTCGCCTGCTGTCTGGGCTCGCGGCCTGGGTGCTCCTGGCGCCCGCCACCATCATCGCTGCGCCGGCCGTTCAAGCCGCTGAAGCGCAGGTCATCGACTTCGACATTCCCGCTGGCACCCTCGATGCGGCGTTGATCGCGTTTGGCAAGCAGAGCGGCCGGCCCGTGGCATACTCCCAGGACGTGGTCGCCGGCCTGCGCTCGGGCGGGCTGAAGGCGAGGCTGACGCCCGAGGCGGCGATCGCCAAGCTCCTGGCCAACGTGCCCGTGGAGTTGCGGCACACGGGTGGTGGCGCGATGGTCCTCAAGCGCTTCGCCATCCCGGTGATCTACAGCTCCCCGCTCGAAGATCCGATCTCGCCGCTGCTGGAGCCGGTCGCACCGGCGCCCACCGAAGTCGCCGAGGTGGTGGTAACCGGATCGTTGATCCGCGGACAGTCGGTCGGGGCTTCGCCCGTGGTGACTATGAGCCGTGACGACCTCGACCGATCGGGCCGGGCGACGATCGCCGACATGCTGACCGAGCTGCCACAGGCGTTCGGCGGGGCCAATTCGGGCGATACCAGCTTGACCAACAGCGACACGACGGGCGGAAACGCCTCGGTCGCGACCGGCGTGAACCTGCGCGGGCTGGGTGCGTCAGCGACCCTGGTGCTGGTCAATGGCCGGCGGATGGCGGGCTCGGGGCTGAAGGGCGACTTCGCCGACGTGTCCGGCCTGCCGACCGCGGCGGTCGACCGCGTCGAGGTGCTCCTCGACGGGGCGTCGGCGATCTATGGTTCCGACGCGGTCGGCGGCGTCGTCAACGTCATCCTGCGCAAGGACTTCAGCGGCGCGGAGACCCGGGCGCGGGTTGGTGTGGCCGAAGGCGGGGGCGCACTGGAGCGATTGGCCGCGCAGACACTGGGCGCGACCTGGAGCGGCGGCCATGTGCTGGCCAGCTACGAGCACTATCACCGCGACAGCCTCGCCAGCGCAGAGCGCGACTTCGCCGCCACCGCGGATCTGCGCAGCCTTGGCGGAACCGACCGCCGCCTCTTCTACAGCCGCCCTGGCAACGTGTTGGTGTTCAACTCGGCGTCCGCCGCCTATGTGCCGACCTGGGCGATTCCGCCTGGCCAATCGGGCGTTGGGCTGACCGCGAGCAGCTTCCAGGCCGGTGTCGTGAACCTGGAAAACCAGCGCGACCAGACCGACATCCTGCCTGAGCAGAGGCGCGACACCGTCTACCTCGCCATCAGCCAGGCCTTGGCCCCGAACTTCGAGGTCAGCGCGGATGCGCGGATCGGTCGGCGGTCCTACGCCTACGCGCTGCCTGGCTCGGTGGCCAACCTCACCGTCACCAGCGCCAACCCTTACTTCGTCTCGCCCAACGGTGCGGCGTCGAACGTCATCGCCTACTCCTTCACCGACGAGTTGGGACCGCTCCGGTCGCGCGGCAAGTCCGACAGCCTGGCTCTGTCGGTGGGCGCGGACATCGACATCGGCCGGACCTGGCGGGCGAGCTTTTATGGCGCCTATGCCGAGGAGGTCAGTCGGCGCGCCAACACAAATCGCCTCAACACGCGGTTCCTCAGCGAGGCCCTCGGCAGCATCGCCGACGATCCGGCCACCAGCTACAGCGCCGCGCGTGACGGCTATTTCAATCCCTATGGCGATGGAGCGGCCAACAGTCAGGCGGTGCTCGACTTCATATCGGGCGGCTATATCCGGACGCGCTACGCCAGCCAGATCAAGACGGTGAACGCCCAGGCCGACGGGGTGGTGATGGCCTTGCCTGGCGGGCCGATGAAGCTGGCGGTTGGAGCTCAGGTGCGGACGGAGGATTTCCAGACCCGCACGATCTCGATGACCTCGCGTGCGACCCCGACCAAGACGATAACCGGTCCCTTCCGGCGCACGGTCGCGGCCGGGTTCGCTGAGCTGCGGGCGCCGCTGGTCGGGCCCGACAACGCACTGCCCGGCGTCCGCCGGCTGGAGCTGTCGCTGGCCGCGCGCGTCGAACGCTACGACGACGTCGGCGAGACCCGCAATCCGAAGATCGGGGTCGTCTGGGCGCCCAGCGGCGCCGTCATCTTCCGTGCGACCTACGGGACGTCGTTCAGGGCGCCGTCCCTGCCGGAGGTGTTCGAGCCTCAGGACGCCGGCGCGGCCTTCCTACAGTCGGGGAGCACGACCAAACTCGTTCTGCTGCGTTACGGCGGCAACCCGAACCTGAAGCCCGAGGAGGCCAAGTCCTGGACGGCGGGCGTCGACTACGCCTCCAAGCGCTGGCCGGGTCTGAAGCTTTCGCTGACCTGGTTCGACACCGACTTCACCGACAAG includes:
- a CDS encoding FecR family protein yields the protein MSLSIVPTSQAREEAADWFARLKKRHVAAADLEAFRIWRKKPGHKEAYDEVDAFWRKSGAVAGHPEIKASVEDALKRSEPRAGRRPGWSIKPALGAMLGLTGAAILLGGGYLATAPRGYTTEVGEQRTLQLSDGSTLMLDTASKVTVAISGKRRELRLVRGQAMFDVAHDPARPFVVVAGDTSITALGTRFDVRREQDGARVTLLRGAVEVRAAAKSGERTWRLSPGQGLSTQQLTPKVASIDTEAATSWTRRQLIFRGVPLGEAVAEVNRYDRAKIELDIGEMAEDRMSGVFDAGDMETFIGAIAEMHDLAIDRSRPGLVRLTRKSENKPS
- a CDS encoding RNA polymerase sigma factor, yielding MNRNLQRAATRPDDGEEGATLDELYRRHAPWLGAMVRKQFGGRLGAEADDVVQETYARLAPHAAGRIRSPQALLMRIASNLAKDLLRRRAVRGRHVEQSAPAPDCAVGGDALSDLLIKEMILSMPEQYRDVFVLSRFHGMTYEEIATRCGLTIKSVEWRLSRAIAHCVKPVQD
- a CDS encoding TonB-dependent receptor, which codes for MRNTSSRFRLLSGLAAWVLLAPATIIAAPAVQAAEAQVIDFDIPAGTLDAALIAFGKQSGRPVAYSQDVVAGLRSGGLKARLTPEAAIAKLLANVPVELRHTGGGAMVLKRFAIPVIYSSPLEDPISPLLEPVAPAPTEVAEVVVTGSLIRGQSVGASPVVTMSRDDLDRSGRATIADMLTELPQAFGGANSGDTSLTNSDTTGGNASVATGVNLRGLGASATLVLVNGRRMAGSGLKGDFADVSGLPTAAVDRVEVLLDGASAIYGSDAVGGVVNVILRKDFSGAETRARVGVAEGGGALERLAAQTLGATWSGGHVLASYEHYHRDSLASAERDFAATADLRSLGGTDRRLFYSRPGNVLVFNSASAAYVPTWAIPPGQSGVGLTASSFQAGVVNLENQRDQTDILPEQRRDTVYLAISQALAPNFEVSADARIGRRSYAYALPGSVANLTVTSANPYFVSPNGAASNVIAYSFTDELGPLRSRGKSDSLALSVGADIDIGRTWRASFYGAYAEEVSRRANTNRLNTRFLSEALGSIADDPATSYSAARDGYFNPYGDGAANSQAVLDFISGGYIRTRYASQIKTVNAQADGVVMALPGGPMKLAVGAQVRTEDFQTRTISMTSRATPTKTITGPFRRTVAAGFAELRAPLVGPDNALPGVRRLELSLAARVERYDDVGETRNPKIGVVWAPSGAVIFRATYGTSFRAPSLPEVFEPQDAGAAFLQSGSTTKLVLLRYGGNPNLKPEEAKSWTAGVDYASKRWPGLKLSLTWFDTDFTDKIGTPVYDDIYNVLGNAAYAPFVQTLDPNNAADQAKLSALLATTTSAGLYPTNAYTAIVDGRNVNTGGLRIQGLDLSARHRLEALGGRVDLSADLTYLIDYERQLTPTTKWVSYLDQAGQPVDLRARTSATWSRGPWAASAAVNYVDDYATAQGVAIDSWTTLDAQLAWRPERDGLLGGLAMALSVQNLLGADPPFYDSPQGVGYDPANADPLGRFVALQLTKRW